The segment CCCAAATCATATGGTGGAAATTCATAGAAAGCAAGGCCCTTGAAACTTTAGGTGTAAATCAAACAGAGATCACACAATAATAAATCATAATTCATCCCTTGTTATGGGATggcaaacataacaaaattatGGCAAACATAAAAAGCAACTATTTCTGAAAAAAGATGCAACTAAACTTCAATTATACATAGGCCAACTGTCAATGACAATTTGAACTTAGAAAAAAGTTACAAACAACTATTGGTAAAGATAATATTTTTATTCCCTGGTATCCATAAAGATGTTGTGTTTCTCAAAACTGACATATCGGTCCCATCAGCTACTTGACAGTGATGGGAAAAATAGCCCTGAAACAGTGAAGATTATTGTCCTCAACATATAGCAAATGACCCACCACTATTTCAACCATTATGTtgccttctttccttctttctttctttcaatttATTGCACAAGGGGAGGATGAAATATAGATGTGGGCTgcgaaaaaaataaaagacctTTCTCTTCAGCAAGAGTTGTCTTCATTATGGACTGTCATTTTCGTACAGTCCTTAACTCTTCTGTCAATATCAGATCAACCTGTGGGTCTTTTCCATGCAGAAGTTTCATGTAGCCTCACCGAATCTGACGGGTTACCAAATCTGTGACCTAATTACTGTTGTGGCGTTTGGTAAGAGCTATTAAATATAAGATATGATAAAGtatgatgaaacatttgcaGTGGCAGCTGAAAAGATGTTACCCGGATGAGTTTGAAGTAAATCACTTAGCAGCtttggttgcctggcaacagaATGTGACATATTTATTTAACCTCCTACAAACTTGACCTCTCTGACCTCTTTAACTGACAGTGAATTTGTGgtttaaatgttcattaaaaCTCGGACAATAATTACCCAACATAACTTATTAATGCTGTTGTATCCTGGAAAACATTCATTGTTTAAGCTAATATCAGCTAATATATTTCCCTCAAATGTTACGTTATTACAATGAAGAACTGGTTTGAGTTAAGTTCTCAATGGTTTTATCATTGAAATCTGTGTTaatataatttgaatataattcaTTTTCCATTCAGATGAATTCTAACTTCAGTCACTTCTTGTATGAAAGTTTCCTATGTAATGTTACACAGGATGTAAAGTCAGTATTATTGGCTAATCTTTGTCCACCAGAAGTAACTTTAACCTAGCTGTTAGCTAACGCTAAGTAAACTTCCGTTAACTAGCGTTAACAGCTTGTCAGTTATCACTTACCTAGCGCTACAGCTGTCAGGCTTGAAACCAGAAATTTATGATGAAGAATATATTCCAAACATGCCCTCAGGCAGCCTGTGCTGCCTGGATTGTTATCCGCCTCAGATGTCTCCATTTTCGCACAGTTTGTTAGctaaaagtaaacaaactagAGAGTTCAGTTGCATCAATAGTGTCCtgctctttttgtgttttggttcaAAATTGAAAATTAATGATAGAACTCTATGACAAATATGACGTCATTCACCTAGTTTAgattttttagtttagttttattttgcgccatatatatatatatatatatatatatatatgtaacaataatacagtaacaataataatatcaaataataataatatcaaataaaacCAGAAAGTGAGACATATTTTCtatacagtttattatttttccttaACAGCTTCAGTAAGTCAACTGTAAACCAAGGCTTACTGAAGCTCTATTTCTTGGTATGACTGCCAATTGGAAAACATTAATTGAAAGTAAAGCTAATAACTgtcataaaaatgacaaaatcagaattattttctttatatagATCATCCATGAAATACTGGCTTCCCTTTGTTTTGCCTCCTTGCTGTGGTGGGGAGGCCTGTGTGCCTCCATGACTCTGAAGGCTGTACTGGCGGGGGTCATATCCCCAGCAGGTCCAACCAAGCCCGGCAGGTTTCATTCAGGGTCAAGGCCAGACGAAAAGCAGGACCTGGTCCTCCAGGTTGGAAGTTGGGCATGCGACTACAACTCCACCCCGTAGAGATTCCATCCTGTTGCAGAAACTGGGACAAATAGTCACAACCTCATGCTCCACAGGGAACGAAGAGgattaagtaagtaagtaagtatgAAATACTGTCAAGCATGTCTTTAAATTTAGAAATATTTGACTTGCTCATAATTCTTTTGTGCATTATTGTCTTGGTATGTTAACCTCGATTAAAGAGTACTGGAATATGGGGAAATGATCTGACAAGTCTAAATACAAGACCCCAGATTTCAAACCTTCGCTCAAAGAGTTAGTTTGGATGTTATCAAAGTTGTTGAATTTTCTTTAACTTGTGTAGATTTATGAAAAAGAGGGCAAAAGTAACTATGATAAGGAATATTGAGAAAATCCCCAGTAAGAAtatctaatttatttttaaaggggTTTGAAATCTCCTAAATTGTAACAGTGTTAATCCTCATTGTTTATCAGGTGAAGAGAACTGGACAAACTTTCATTTGATGACAGTCAGGTGGCACCAACAATCACATTATTTCCACCAGAGACACCAGagagctctaaaaaaaaaaacccagattCAATCTCAGCCCtgacttcagagagagagatcatCCCTAATTTTAATAAACAAAGACACTCCACCTCCAGATCTGTTCTCTCTTATGTTGTGAACTAAATTGTATTTAGATAATTTAAAGATTTCTCTGGAGTCCCCTGTAAGCAATGTTTCTGATAAGGcaataacagaaaaatcatgtttgtgtgatgataaataatgaatgaatttgtcATAGCTGCTGAAGAGACTTCTTATATTCAGATGAAAAGTAGAGAATATATGAGGAGGCATATTACATACCATATTAAACTGGGTTTTATTATAAAAACTACAAAGATGCATCAAATGATAAAACTAGGTCTGGATCAACATCAAAATTGTGAGAGTCAATTGTGGAGGGATCAAAGGGCTTAAAGATCTGGCCTTCAAAATCAGATTTGTTGTAGTCCATACTCTGTGTAAAGAATAGTGTGCTGCAGATGTGTGGTTAAATAATCAAAGTGCAGTATAAATGCCTAATGGTGGAGACTAATAAGCCAAACTCTGAGAGTTGGCCTTCATTTGTTGTGGTGGGTTTTGGGTCGGTGGATGGAAAATAAATTTGTCATATCTCAAATATGCAATGTCACCTCTCTCTTGAGCTCAGGAAGGTCCCCTTTATCCAGAACAGTAAGTTTGTACATCAACTGCAGAAATCTGACCATAATAGGTCAGAGCTTTTCTGATGATGACATTGGCCTCCCAGTCCTTGAGACTGGAGCCGTGGTGAGCCGGAAttacaacaatcataacaataacaataacagcagcaataggAATAGCTGGGaaaggacaccaacaggactgcgaaggaTCGCGaagggtttcctgcgagatgagaaagcacaaaaaactggggaagaagccaagtaAATAACATGCATcgatgttacatgaatgcatacagatggagaggaggaggaggagagaggagctcagtgcatcatgggaagtcccccagcagtctaggcctatagcagcataactaagggctgatctaaagtgagcctggtcggccctaactataagttTTATcaaacgtagagagggtgtctgccccccggactgaaactggaagatggttccacaggagaggagcctgatagctgaaggctctgcctcccattctacttttaaagactgtatgAACCACCATTACTGGTggcctgcattctgggagcgctgtgttctagtgggataatacggtactatgagctcttcaagatatgatggtgcctgaccattaagggctttgtaaatTAGGAGAAGGATTAAATTCACTTAAATTCACTTCaattaaattctattctagattttacaggaagccaatgtagcaaagctaaaatgagagaaatgtgatctctttttctagtttttgttagtACACGTGCAtctgcattctggaccagctggagagtctttagagacttgttagggcagcctgataataaggagTTGCAATAAtcctagaagtaacaaatgtgtggactaatttttctgcatctttttgggacaggatgtgcctgcCTGTGCctcccacaaatatgtaagattggataattttcctcaataaataaatgaaaaaaatgatttttttgtgtcatttgtttaattgggttccctttatctagttttaggtcatatttatgcagaaatacagaaaattctaaagggttcacaaactttcaagcagcactgtatgtatTATCTTGTTGCACAGACGAGAGGAGGACCCTCTCTGGATTTTACCTAGGGGTCCTAAAGACCCTGAGTCAGGCCTAGCTGACACAATAGAAAGTTTgtcatcaaaatgtttttcacctAAATCCCTGTACCCATTTCATGTGCATTATATCACTATCTCATTATAAAAAGACAGGTTTGcaattttttctgtcttaaaacaatagtcagatgcccaaatgaacattgacacatgttttccTTGCCAaaatcattccccctgttcatacctgccattaaaagatctcttcataatacacttacaatgaaagtgatgggggacaaaatccacagtactCCATccctgcaaaaatgtatttaaaagtttatttgaagacaatatgaagtttcagtcatccaaattagtcagTCTGTTGAGAAACAAATAAGGAATTTGATGCCAAACTGTGAAGATATccattttatttgactaactcaactgctgaagcctcatataagcttcagataatcttttgaataattttttctcaaaatgaggattgtggattttgtcacttacacttacaatgtaagcaTGTTTAGAGAGGATCTtctaatgttcagtatgaacaggaggaatgattacagcgagcaaaacatgtttcaatgttcaaatgggcacctgactgttgtttggaGAAAGACCTAaacaattgtgaacctatcctatAAAGTTCCGTCTTTAAATGGAAGGTTTGTGTATCATATAAGTTTTACTTCTCTGTACTCTGCCTTTACTTTGCCAATTATGATTACTTAATTACTGTAGTTTTTGGAGACTGATTAAGTTTTAGCCACCAAAacttctttcaaaaaaaaagtgaagtggACATAATAGAAAATTCCTCATTGTTACAAAATTAGCAGTTTAAggaattgtttattttaaataaagcatTGCAAGGAtgatgtctgtgtatgtatttctttaactttatttgatattataaatatatgaGAGCCCTAATACTATAAGGTCTTTCctaataacaaatgagaaacattgtttccagggggaaaaaaatgcagttaaGGGACAAATTTGGTTGACAGCGCTGAAATCCATAACAATCATTAACTTCTTATAATTGATTTCCTTTTAATGTAGGTTATTTAGTCTTATGTTTCCGCAAAAATTTAAACAAGAGTGATCAATATGAGCTCAAGTTTTGGCATCTACAAAACATGATTAAGCAGGATACACTAGTTGTGAATTATCATCTGCTTTAGGGAGCAAAATATGGCCTTGAATAGTTAGATCATGTTGTAGCCAGCAGttaaaaacagctgcttttGATAATTTGGGTGAGAAATTTTGTTACTTCTGTCAGATGAGTTTTTGCATATTGTAATATCTAGATAATTGATTGAGTGTTTGTATACCATTTACAGATATCTTGTTAGAGTTATGTACATATGGGCACATATgcctgtggctcaggaggtagagcgggttgtccactaatcggaagatcagtGGTTTGAtatccagctcctccagtccgtatgtcgaagtgtccttgggcaagatactgaaccgCAAATTGCTCcctgtgtgagtatgtgtgaaTGGGTTAGGttcccctcctgatgagcaggctgtcaccttgcatggtagcccctaccatcagtgtatgaccatgtgtgtgaatgggtgaatgttggcatgcagtgtaaagcactttgagtggtcagaaggctagaaaggcgctatataaagGCAGTCCATTTACGTACAATAATTCACGCTTATTCAGAAGGCACTGGCTATGGCTACAGAACCGGTTCAAAAATTTACCAACTATTGACAAGGAACGGGATTCCGTGCCAGtagtccacaggctgttggtCTGGACTGATTTTCCATGCTGATAGTAGTTTGTCCTATTGATATGGGTTGCCAGAACCTATTGCTGGGCCTCTTGTAGCCAGTAACAGGACATTTTTTACCATCATGTCGGACATTTTAGTGTCATTAAATGGGAAATTTTTATTGGACATTTTGACCGTCATGTTGGGCATTTCAGTGTCGTTAGACggaacatttttactgttttaatacaatccatgatctttccctaaccctaacaaagtggtttttgtgtgtacacCTAACCATCCTAACCCAAACCATGGGAAGGATTGGTGTATCACCTACAAGCAAAAACGATCcttcattttgaaacaatttgaatttgatcatGTGATCTTGCACAATTAATACCAATGCGCATGCGTAATAATTCCGTACCAACAATAAACAGACAATTGACACAGAGGAATCTGTATCAATAGCCACTGAAAAGTTCTTCAAAGCCACCAAAGTACCATAGATCTAAGTATCTGATCTAAGATCTAAGTACATCTGTGCCATCTGTAAGTTGACTGATTATATGACTTTTCACCCACTGATTCCTTTAATATTTGGACAATGAACAAGCCTACAGGTTGAGTAATTCAGTggcaaacaaaaattaaaaaagagaaatattaaCTTCAACTTGCAGAGGTTAGAGATAtgtaactgtgtttttacataaattTGTACCAAGGTCCTAAAAttaatatcaaaacaaaaaaaaaaatgcagatggTGTTTGGACTTTAATTGTTCAATAAagtattttgtgaaaaaaagagagggcgGAGCTTGCATGATGTCGTCACGTCCGCAAGCTATTTACGCATTTCCGCCAGTTTCAACACCGCGCCACAGGAGAAAGTAGCAGACAAACCATCGTGTTTCACAGCTCAAAGTTCTTTgtttatattcagcttcaggtAAAAAGCTTGAGCGCCACGATGGCCGACAAGATGAGCATGTCTCTGGATGACATTATCAAGATGAATAAGAAAGGAGGCAGCGGCCGCGGCGGAGCATCGTCCGGCTCGGGGGGAAGTTCAGGTCGGGCCGGTGGATGGTCGAGGTCGGTGCGGAGTCGACAGAATAACTTCAGCCgcgagaaaaacaacagaaccaCACCGTACACCAGGGTATGAAAGAGAAACACTTTGAACGGAAGTGAAAGTAACGTGGATAAATGTTGTTTATCGTGTTCTTTTTTACAGTCGTTATTACATGATAAGGGACTTCCGTAACTGGTGTGTTTTAATGACAGTGAGGCACCCTGAACCAGCGTCACATGTACGCGAACTACCCGAGAATTAGTTCACATGTCTACACTGAATGTTTCTTCAGCTGTGGACTGTGTACTACAACCATGTTTCACGCTCCCTTAGCAGCACTGACCAGAAGCAACAGGtcaggcttttaaaaaaaatgtcccccGAGTGAGACTTGctcttttatcaagatggccgcTTTGTGCCTCTTTGAGAAGGTGTTTCAAGTGAAGTTATCCGGTGAGGAGGATAGGCTGTTGATGTTTTGCAATGTGCCAACATTACCCAGGTATTTTTAAATtctgataattaattaaatacatttgaattaattaaaagcTTCCTCTTATaattctttgttctttttccttGAACTATTTTTATCTACTTCAGTCAGAACCTCAACGGGAGGCAAGAgttaatgtttttctctgttgcagAAGAAAAGTAAATATCCCCTTTTTAATTGGACTCTTCCTGTGGGAAAACCTGGCCTGAgtcagaaatatttttttaaggaaaaatgacCATACTGGCGGTTTATTGTTATCTGACTTTTGCAAAACACCACAACAGCATAGGCTTTACAGAAAGTGCTCAGTCTTGCCAGACCCACATCTACTGGTCTCACCTTTGGTTCTTCATTTGTATCATCATCTTGATCAAGACTGTTTACCCATCACCTATATTTGAATTGTAACATGTTGTAGCTATCTGAACATGAGCACATCCCCTTGTGAACTGTTAAAAGGCTAAAAGGAACCTGAAGATTGTatggtttttcttttgttgctttttgcAGCCCAGAGAGTTACCAGACAAATGGCAGCATGACATGTTTGAGGAGCACACCAGTGGACGCAGGGCACCAGAAAGAAGTGAAGACAGTAGTGGCAAGCTGCTAGTTTCCAATCTGGACTTTGGCGTCTCCGACTCAGATATGAAGGTAATTCACTAAAACCCTGTTAATCCACTTTGCTAGCATCAAAGTGTTGAGAGTGTGactgacatttctgttttgctctccaGGAGCTGTTTGAAGAGTTTGGAGAATTAAAGAAGATATCTGTACACTATGACCGGTCCGGCCGCAGTAAAGGAACTGCAGATGTTCACTTTGTAACAAGGGCAGATGCACTCAAAGCCATGAAGCACTACAATGGTGTCCCACTCGATGGTGAGGATTCAGTTCTCATGCTACAGTGGTGTTGTATTACTTTGGATGCTTCTTCAAAAGTGCTTAGAAGAAATGCACCACTTCATGtgttaatacttttttttccctcttcttttAGGCCGTCCCATGAAAATCCAGCAAGTGACTTCAGAGGTCGACACACAGAGTAGACAGCCTACACAAAGGTATGTCACATAAAAGGAGTCATTCATTCTGAACGTAGGAATAAACTATAGATTTTGGGAAGCTTGATTGTGAAATATGGGGAAACATTTATGAACAGAGTTTGCTTTACTAATAGTCACAAATGCAAGTATCTGTAATCAGTTACTAGTAGGCTTGGGCAGTATCATGGTATTACGGTATACGAGTATTTAGAAATCCtgactgtgtgatttttttcaataCTGTCAAATACAAGTGCTCTTCTTTCTATTAAACTCTTCTGGAGATGCTGTATTGAGGTGATGTATTGTAGCACTTGGCTACGCCACCAGAGGTCAGTCTCTACTCGTGGATCAGGCAGCTGAGCTGAGAAAGATGGCGACTGCTAGTGAATCATGAAAATACTGCCACATATAACTTCTTGATCTTGAGATGACTTCTTCTAACTACAAAAGCAGATTATTAGCCACATAATTTTATTCAACTGCCAGTCTGCCACTTCCACCCGCACATCATCTCTGTTCAGCCCACTGATGTGTTGGCTGCAGGAAAAAAGTGTCACCAGGACCTCCAGCAAGAATCTGTGGAAGGAAGACGcttatttccttattttctgCTCATTATTCTATGGACCATGAGAATTTAAACACAGTAAGACTTGTAGGCTAATTGCATAATAGACACACAGCATTGAAGGCTAGATAATGTCATTCATGCTACAATGA is part of the Thunnus albacares chromosome 3, fThuAlb1.1, whole genome shotgun sequence genome and harbors:
- the LOC122979499 gene encoding THO complex subunit 4-like; protein product: MADKMSMSLDDIIKMNKKGGSGRGGASSGSGGSSGRAGGWSRSVRSRQNNFSREKNNRTTPYTRPRELPDKWQHDMFEEHTSGRRAPERSEDSSGKLLVSNLDFGVSDSDMKELFEEFGELKKISVHYDRSGRSKGTADVHFVTRADALKAMKHYNGVPLDGRPMKIQQVTSEVDTQSRQPTQSSNRGFDRSRLGQHKFERNERSERSERNERSERSERRQGGGGGGGRGSRGRGRGSGNRPQLSAEELDAQLDAYNAMSQMDTS